Proteins from a genomic interval of Paenibacillus sp. RC334:
- the atpD gene encoding F0F1 ATP synthase subunit beta, whose amino-acid sequence MNKGRVVSIMGPVVDVEFERGQLPEILNAIHIGTVLENGVKVDLTLEASKHLGDNRVRCIAMSSTDGLVRGVEAIDQGAPISVPVGEATLGRVFNVLGTPIDNGTDLSEAARNPIHRQAPAFDELTTQAEMLETGIKVIDLLAPYAKGGKVGLFGGAGVGKTVTIQELINNIAQEHGGISVFAGVGERTREGNDLYHEMRDSGVINKTAMVFGQMNEPPGARLRVALTGLTMAEYFRDQEGRDVLLFIDNIFRFTQAGSEVSALLGRMPSAVGYQPTLATEMGQLQERITSTKKGSVTSIQAIYVPADDYTDPAPATTFAHLDATTNLERKISEMGIYPAVDPLASSSRILAPEVVGEEHYNVAQGVKQILARYNELQDIIAILGMDELSEEDKMLVARARKIQRFLSQPFHVAETFNGFPGKYVPVKETVRSFKEILEGKYDHLPEAAFLFVGAIEEAVEKAKTL is encoded by the coding sequence ATGAACAAAGGACGCGTAGTGAGCATCATGGGTCCGGTTGTCGACGTTGAGTTTGAACGCGGACAGCTTCCGGAAATCCTGAATGCCATTCATATTGGGACTGTGCTGGAGAACGGAGTCAAAGTTGACCTGACGCTCGAAGCATCGAAACACCTTGGTGACAACCGTGTGCGTTGTATTGCCATGTCTTCCACAGATGGTCTGGTTCGTGGAGTTGAAGCAATCGATCAGGGAGCACCTATTTCGGTACCTGTCGGTGAAGCAACTCTGGGACGCGTATTTAACGTACTTGGAACGCCAATTGATAATGGTACTGATTTGAGTGAAGCAGCTAGAAATCCGATTCACCGTCAGGCTCCTGCCTTCGATGAATTGACAACTCAAGCAGAAATGCTCGAAACCGGCATTAAAGTTATCGACCTGCTGGCTCCGTACGCCAAAGGCGGTAAAGTCGGATTGTTTGGTGGTGCCGGTGTAGGTAAGACCGTAACCATCCAGGAATTGATTAACAATATCGCTCAGGAACATGGTGGTATTTCCGTATTCGCAGGCGTTGGTGAACGTACGCGTGAGGGAAATGACTTGTACCATGAAATGAGAGATTCCGGCGTTATCAATAAAACAGCGATGGTGTTCGGACAAATGAACGAGCCTCCAGGCGCACGTTTGCGTGTTGCCCTTACCGGTCTGACGATGGCGGAGTATTTCCGTGATCAAGAAGGCCGTGACGTGTTGCTCTTTATTGATAACATCTTCCGCTTTACCCAAGCGGGTTCTGAGGTTTCCGCCCTGTTGGGACGTATGCCTTCGGCAGTAGGTTACCAGCCTACACTGGCAACTGAGATGGGTCAATTGCAAGAACGGATCACTTCTACTAAAAAGGGTTCTGTTACTTCCATTCAGGCCATCTATGTGCCTGCGGATGACTACACTGACCCGGCTCCTGCTACAACGTTTGCCCACTTGGATGCAACGACAAACCTGGAGCGCAAAATTTCCGAAATGGGTATTTACCCGGCGGTTGATCCACTAGCATCAAGCTCCCGGATTTTGGCTCCAGAAGTTGTAGGTGAAGAGCACTACAATGTAGCACAAGGCGTAAAACAAATTTTGGCCCGCTATAACGAGCTTCAGGATATCATTGCCATCCTGGGTATGGACGAGCTGAGTGAAGAAGACAAAATGCTGGTAGCCCGTGCGCGCAAAATCCAGCGTTTCCTGTCCCAACCTTTCCACGTTGCCGAAACGTTCAACGGCTTCCCGGGTAAATATGTACCGGTTAAAGAAACTGTACGAAGCTTCAAAGAAATTCTGGAAGGCAAGTATGATCATCTTCCAGAAGCGGCCTTCCTTTTTGTAGGGGCCATCGAGGAAGCGGTAGAAAAAGCCAAAACGCTGTAG